ACGCGACGCTCAACACGGCGGCGCTCGTGCTCTACGCGGCCTCGCTCGGCAACCGGGTGCGCGGCCGCCACTTCACCGGCCGGCTGCTGGGCTTCGCGGGTCTCGCGGTGGCCTCGGCGAGCGCGCAGCTGGGCGGGCACCTGTCGTTCCGGCAGTCGGCCGGGGTCAGCCGTGCCGACACCGATGCGCGCGACTTCCCGGGGGGCTGGCAGGACGTGGCCGCCCTGGATGACGTCCCGGACGGGCTCAGCAAGCAGGAAGCCGCCGGCACGGCGCTGTGCGTCTACCGCCGCGGCACCGACGTGCGCGTGCTCATCGACCGGTGCGCCCACCTGTCCGGCCCGCTGTCGGAGGGCGAGGTGATCCACGCCGACGGCAGCGACTGCGTGGTCTGCCCGTGGCACGGGAGCACGTTCCGGCTCGACGACGGTGCCCCGGTGCACGGGCCCGCGACCGCGCCCGCACCCGCGCTACGCAACCGGGTCTCCGCCGGCCGCCTCGAGGTCCTGCTCAAGGACTGAGGGCCGGCCGGCCGGCAGACGGATCGGCGGCGGTGGATCAGCGGCGGTGGATCAGCGGTGCGACGCCGTTGCGGACGGCCTGCACCGGCTCCCCCGCGATCGCCCGGCGCAGGTTGTCGACGGTGACCTTCATGACGTTGCCGACCGCTTGCTCGGTCGACCCGGCGGCATGGGGTGACAGCAGGATCCCGTCGACCCCGTGCAGCGGCGAATCGGCGGGCAACGGTTCGGTGGCGAAGACGTCGAACGCCGCACCCCGCAGCCGGCCCTCCCGCACCGCGGTGGCCACCGCGGACTCGTCCACGATGTGGCCCCGGGCGGCGTTGACGAGGTAGGCCCCGGGCAGCATCCGGGCGATCCGCTCGGCGTCGAGCAGCCCGCGCGTGCCGGCGGCCAGTGCCACGACGACGACGAGCACCTCACTGGTGGAGACGAGGTCGTCGAGGTCGCGGTAGCGAACGCCGTACGCCTCCTCCGCCGAGCGCTGCCGGCGCGACCAGTACGACACCTCGCAGCCCAACGCCGAGTAGAGCCGGGCGCACGCGACGCCGATGTCGCCGAACCCGACGATGCCGACCCGCTTCCCGGCCAGCTCGCTGCTGCCGCGGCGGAAGATCTCCTGCTGCGGGGGCCAGCGGTCGGCCGCGACCTCGACGTGGGCCCAGACCAGGTCGCGCAGCATCGCGAGGGTGGCACCGAGGCACCACTCGGCCACGCTGACCGCGTTGGCGCCGGCGGCGTTGGCGACCGCGATGCCGCGGGCGGCGAGCGCGTCGAGGTCGATGATCTCGACGCCGACGCTGGGCTGCTGCACCAGCACGAGGTGGGGCGCCGTCGCGACCTCCGCCGCACCGATCCGCAGCCGCGCGCTCCAGTCGCCGAAGACGAGGTCGGCGCGGGTGAGGGCTTCGCGTACGCCGGCCTGGTCGCGCGTCGCGGGCAGCACGATCTCGGCGCCGAGGTCGCCGAGGACCGTCTCCCACGCGGTGGCCGGCAGCGGGGCGAGCGCGGCGATCACCCACGGCCGGTCGGTCACGGTTCGCATGCTGCCAGACCTTCCGGGACTTCAGGTCACATCCGTCACACTTGTCACATCAGTCACAGAAGAGTTAGGCTCCTGAGCCTCGTCTTCCCCCGAGTGGAGGCCTCGCGCGGGGCCTTCGTAGGAGGCCACGACATGGGGCTGCCCCGCCGCATGCGCGTGCTCATCGCACCGCTCGCCGTCGTCGTCGCGCTCGCCGCCACGGTGACCGCGGCGGCGCCCGGGTTCCTGCACATCAGAGTCAACCGCGGCGACACGCTGTCCGCGATCGCCCTCCGCCACCACACGACGGTGAAGGAGCTCGTCGCGCTCAACCACCTGCCGGGCAACGGAAACCTGATCTTCGCTGGGCAGACCCTGGCAGTGCCGGCCCCACCCCAGCCGGTCGGCCCGAAGACCGTGGTCACCGAGGTCCGGCACAAGGTCGTCGTGGGCGACACGCTGATCGGGCTCGCCCAGCGCTACCACGTGAGCCCGTCGTCGATCGCCGCGCGCAACCACCTACCCCGCTCGCTGGTCGTGATGCTCGGCACCACGCTGGTGATCCCGGTGCCGCACCAGGTGAGCGCCACGCCGCCGCAGCGGCACTACCCCACCGCCGTGACCGCGGCCGCCGCCCAGCACCGTGCGGAGATGTCGGGTCGCGCAGTGCCCTCGCACGCCCAGATGCGCAACATCATCGCGGCGACCGCGCGAAAGCTCGGCGTCGACCCCGCGCTCGCACTCGCCGTCTCCTGGCAGGAGGCCGGCTTCAACCAGCGGATGGTCTCGGCCGCCGACGCGATCGGCGCGATGCAGGTCGTGCCGAGCACCGGCAGCTTCGTCTCCCGCTACATCGTCGGCCGCCACCTCGACCTGCTCGACGCGCACGACAACGCGATCGCCGGTGTCGCGCTCCTGCGCAACCTGCTGCGCGCGGCGCCCGTCGACCAGGCCGTCGCCGGCTACTACCAAGGCCTCGGATCGGTCCGCTCCCGCGGCATGTACGCCGACACCAAGGCCTACGTGGCCAACGTCCTCGCGCTGCGCGACCGGTTCAAGGGCTACCGCTGACGTCCACGGGCGACCGCTGACGGCGCCCGGGCGCACCGGCGTACGCCTCGCGTCCGGCGCCCCGGCCACCGGCCGCGTTGCGCCATTTGCCCGGGAGGCCTACGTAGACTCGGCCGCGATGGACACGACCGTGACCGACCAGCTCGTCGGCCGCGTGCTCGACGGGCGCTACCACGTCGACGCGCGGCTCGCCCGCGGCGGCATGGCCAGTGTCTACCTCGCGACCGACACCCGGCTCGAGCGCCGGGTCGCGGTCAAGGTGATGCACCCGGCGCTGGCCGACGACGAGGCGTTCGTCGCGCGATTCATCCGCGAGGCGCGGGCGGCCGCGGCCCTGTCACACCCCAACGTGGTCGCGGTGTTCGACCAGGGCGCCGACGGCGACACGGTGTTCCTGGTGATGGAGTACGTCGCCGGCCACACCCTCCGCGACGTCCTGCGCACCCACGGCCGGCTCTCCCCCGCCCAGGCGCTGGCCGTGCTCGAGCCGGTCGTCGCGGCCCTCGCCGCCGCCCACCGCGCCGGGCTGGTCCACCGTGACGTCAAGCCCGAGAACGTCCTCATCGCCAACCACGGTCACGAGGGAGCCCAGGTCAAGGTCGCCGACTTCGGCCTGGCCCGGGCGATCGCCGAGGCGCACCTGACGTCGACCTCGACGGTGCTGATCGGCACCGCCTCCTATCTCGCGCCCGAGCAGGTCTCCCGCGGGGTGGCCGACGCCCGTGCCGACGTCTACGCGGCCGGCGTCATGCTCTACGAGCTGTTGACCGGCACGCCGCCGTTCCGCGGCGACACCCCGCTCGCGATCGCCTACCAGCACGTGCACGACTCGGTGCCCGCGCCGTCGTCGGTCGTGCCGGATCTACCTGCGGGGCTGGACGATTTCGTACGCCGCGCCGCCGCGCAGGACCCCGACGACCGGCCGGCCGACGCGGGGGCACTGCTCACCGAGCTGCGCCGGCTGCGCGGTTCGCTCGGGCTCACCGCGCCGGTGCCGATCCCCTCCGCCGACGACGACCCGATGGCCACCAGGGTGATCAACGGGCAGACGGCTCCGCTGTCGCAACCGCTGGCCGTCCCGATCCCGCCGTCACATCCTGCGCGGGCCACGCCGACGGGCCCGCGGCGGCGCTGGCCGTGGGTGGCCGCGCTGCTCGCCCTGGTGACGGCCGCGGCCGCAGTCGGCGGCTGGTACCTCGCCTCCGGGCGCTACACCGACACGCCCAAGCTGCTCGGCATGTCCGTCGCGCAGGCGAAAGCCGCGGCGACGCACGACGGGCTGAAGGTCAAGGTCGGCAACGCGATCTACAGCGACACCTACCGTGAGGGGCTGGTGGCCCAGCAGTCGCCGAAGCCCACGGAGCGGATGCGCGACGGCGGCACGGTCACGCTGCACCCCTCGCTCGGGCCCACGCACCGGGCGGTGCCCGACGTACGCGGCAAGCCCGTCGCCCAGGCGGTCGCTTCGGTCAAGGCCGCGCACCTCAACCCGGTGGTCGTCGACGCGGTCTACGACCCCAACGTCGCCGCCGGACTGGTCCTGCGCACCAAGCCCGACCCGGGCCAGCAGGTGCTGCACGACACCGTCGTACAGATCGTGCCGAGCAAGGGCCCGCCGCCGGTCGCCGTACCCGATGTCGTCGGCATGTCGGCCAAGGACGCCCAGAAGGC
This genomic interval from Mycobacteriales bacterium contains the following:
- a CDS encoding LysM peptidoglycan-binding domain-containing protein; its protein translation is MGLPRRMRVLIAPLAVVVALAATVTAAAPGFLHIRVNRGDTLSAIALRHHTTVKELVALNHLPGNGNLIFAGQTLAVPAPPQPVGPKTVVTEVRHKVVVGDTLIGLAQRYHVSPSSIAARNHLPRSLVVMLGTTLVIPVPHQVSATPPQRHYPTAVTAAAAQHRAEMSGRAVPSHAQMRNIIAATARKLGVDPALALAVSWQEAGFNQRMVSAADAIGAMQVVPSTGSFVSRYIVGRHLDLLDAHDNAIAGVALLRNLLRAAPVDQAVAGYYQGLGSVRSRGMYADTKAYVANVLALRDRFKGYR
- the pknB gene encoding Stk1 family PASTA domain-containing Ser/Thr kinase, which gives rise to MDTTVTDQLVGRVLDGRYHVDARLARGGMASVYLATDTRLERRVAVKVMHPALADDEAFVARFIREARAAAALSHPNVVAVFDQGADGDTVFLVMEYVAGHTLRDVLRTHGRLSPAQALAVLEPVVAALAAAHRAGLVHRDVKPENVLIANHGHEGAQVKVADFGLARAIAEAHLTSTSTVLIGTASYLAPEQVSRGVADARADVYAAGVMLYELLTGTPPFRGDTPLAIAYQHVHDSVPAPSSVVPDLPAGLDDFVRRAAAQDPDDRPADAGALLTELRRLRGSLGLTAPVPIPSADDDPMATRVINGQTAPLSQPLAVPIPPSHPARATPTGPRRRWPWVAALLALVTAAAAVGGWYLASGRYTDTPKLLGMSVAQAKAAATHDGLKVKVGNAIYSDTYREGLVAQQSPKPTERMRDGGTVTLHPSLGPTHRAVPDVRGKPVAQAVASVKAAHLNPVVVDAVYDPNVAAGLVLRTKPDPGQQVLHDTVVQIVPSKGPPPVAVPDVVGMSAKDAQKAINDVGLKWTVNDAFSDTVPKGKVIAQDPANGTLTLGSTVTLTVSKGPQLFEVPDVTHKNVNEAKSILQQAGFKANVISLPGGPGEVLRQSPGGHSMQRKGTTVTLYVF
- a CDS encoding NAD(P)-dependent oxidoreductase is translated as MTDRPWVIAALAPLPATAWETVLGDLGAEIVLPATRDQAGVREALTRADLVFGDWSARLRIGAAEVATAPHLVLVQQPSVGVEIIDLDALAARGIAVANAAGANAVSVAEWCLGATLAMLRDLVWAHVEVAADRWPPQQEIFRRGSSELAGKRVGIVGFGDIGVACARLYSALGCEVSYWSRRQRSAEEAYGVRYRDLDDLVSTSEVLVVVVALAAGTRGLLDAERIARMLPGAYLVNAARGHIVDESAVATAVREGRLRGAAFDVFATEPLPADSPLHGVDGILLSPHAAGSTEQAVGNVMKVTVDNLRRAIAGEPVQAVRNGVAPLIHRR
- a CDS encoding Rieske (2Fe-2S) protein; protein product: MKPMPPFESASRLEELSALDPVIDQVRSLAREALSSQELRDLLHGVWKGTPLHPALTDVTIGAFLSAALLDVLPGNRTAATMLVLTGIASAVPTAASGLADWLDLEPDQARVGFVHATLNTAALVLYAASLGNRVRGRHFTGRLLGFAGLAVASASAQLGGHLSFRQSAGVSRADTDARDFPGGWQDVAALDDVPDGLSKQEAAGTALCVYRRGTDVRVLIDRCAHLSGPLSEGEVIHADGSDCVVCPWHGSTFRLDDGAPVHGPATAPAPALRNRVSAGRLEVLLKD